A single window of Flavobacterium sp. 140616W15 DNA harbors:
- a CDS encoding T9SS type A sorting domain-containing protein, which translates to MKKTLLYLFFLLTSFSFYAQISPIVHCDGNTLFDLTSREPEIIGDLKPAETTISYHLNSYDASRGAYAIPIPTSFESTGSSTSVYARINNKGNVTVKSFLLNVSRSPLILNATIKHSGCYKSLITLNASGGTFPYQYSKDGVTYQIENYFYNMIPGAYTVYTKDSNGCTNSIIIVVQDITIPPLEAITLNTMVRCNGDSNAEITSFVSGGTPPYSCYIEEKMDAFVSVYENSYTIRNIPAGMYRVVIKDAMGCAVMNPIEVQEPKALTATVVITDQTITVNATGGTGKYSYSINHMPYQSGNVFTNISPGIYDAYVIDENGCIVLITQNIVNPPSPLFEGKKAITLNLTAGQTLADINVSGTGIKWYSNATSPSGKTKKLNETFLPLSTVLVDNTTYYASQTINDIESKERLAVTVKLNTLSNPDFEFGSFKYHPNPVKNILSIENSSVIDEVTLFSVAGKVILDKKINSLHSDLDLSHVAIGIYFLKVKSEGREKTIKIVKE; encoded by the coding sequence ATGAAAAAAACTTTACTCTATCTATTCTTTTTACTTACATCCTTTAGCTTTTATGCACAAATCAGTCCTATTGTGCATTGCGATGGAAATACTTTATTTGATTTAACCAGTCGAGAACCAGAAATAATTGGAGATTTAAAACCCGCCGAAACTACAATTAGTTATCACCTTAATAGCTATGATGCCAGTAGGGGCGCTTATGCAATTCCAATCCCAACTTCGTTTGAAAGTACAGGTTCATCAACTAGTGTTTATGCCCGAATTAATAACAAAGGAAATGTTACTGTAAAATCTTTCCTTTTAAACGTTAGCCGTTCTCCTCTTATCTTAAATGCTACCATTAAACATTCCGGATGTTACAAATCATTAATAACCTTAAATGCTTCAGGTGGCACCTTTCCATATCAGTATTCAAAAGACGGAGTTACCTATCAAATCGAGAACTATTTTTATAATATGATCCCAGGGGCTTATACAGTATATACCAAAGACTCAAATGGCTGCACAAATTCAATAATTATAGTTGTACAAGATATAACGATTCCCCCTTTAGAAGCGATAACATTAAATACTATGGTTAGATGTAATGGTGATTCCAACGCAGAAATAACGTCATTTGTATCTGGAGGAACTCCGCCTTATAGTTGTTATATTGAAGAGAAAATGGATGCTTTTGTGAGTGTATATGAAAATAGCTACACCATTCGTAATATACCTGCTGGCATGTACAGGGTAGTTATTAAAGACGCCATGGGATGTGCTGTAATGAACCCTATAGAAGTTCAGGAACCTAAAGCACTTACAGCTACTGTTGTAATTACAGACCAAACAATAACGGTTAATGCAACTGGCGGAACTGGCAAATACAGTTATTCTATAAATCACATGCCTTATCAGTCTGGTAATGTTTTCACAAATATATCTCCAGGAATATATGATGCTTATGTTATAGATGAAAATGGATGCATAGTATTAATTACTCAAAATATTGTAAATCCACCTTCACCTCTATTTGAGGGCAAAAAAGCAATTACTTTAAATCTTACTGCGGGACAAACTCTTGCAGATATTAATGTTTCTGGTACCGGTATTAAATGGTATAGTAATGCTACTTCGCCATCTGGAAAGACTAAAAAGTTAAACGAAACTTTTTTACCATTATCAACTGTATTAGTAGACAACACTACTTATTATGCTTCTCAAACTATTAATGATATTGAAAGTAAAGAAAGACTAGCGGTAACTGTAAAGCTTAATACGTTATCGAATCCTGATTTTGAATTTGGTAGTTTTAAATATCATCCTAATCCTGTAAAAAACATATTAAGTATCGAAAACTCATCGGTAATTGACGAAGTAACTCTATTCTCTGTTGCTGGAAAGGTCATTCTCGATAAAAAAATAAATAGTCTGCATTCAGATCTTGATTTATCACATGTAGCAATAGGAATTTATTTCCTTAAAGTAAAATCTGAAGGTCGCGAAAAAACGATAAAGATTGTAAAAGAATAA